The following proteins are encoded in a genomic region of Streptococcus cristatus AS 1.3089:
- a CDS encoding permease — MSFFSNLPSSVLQAGAIFLSIIIEALPFVLIGSIISGFIEVYVTPDRVYHFLPKNKWARIFFGSLIGVVFPSCECGIVPIINRFLEKKVPSYTAVPFLVTAPVINPIVLFATYSAFGNSFRMALLRALGSMVVAILLGIFLGFFADSNIQKENRKAVHEHDFSHLSKGQKLFQVFVQAIDEFFDTGRYLVFGCLFASIVQVYVPTRILTSISSTPAVAILLLMLLSFLLSLCSEADAFIGSSLIASFGLAPVLAFLVIGPMLDVKNLLMMKNYFKTRFIWQFISLVTVVVFLYSWLVGVVL; from the coding sequence ATGAGTTTCTTTTCAAATCTTCCTTCCAGCGTCTTACAGGCTGGAGCTATTTTTCTCTCCATTATCATAGAGGCATTGCCATTTGTTTTGATTGGAAGTATCATTTCTGGCTTTATTGAGGTTTATGTCACGCCAGACAGGGTTTATCACTTCCTGCCCAAGAACAAATGGGCTCGGATTTTCTTTGGAAGTCTAATCGGTGTCGTCTTTCCTTCCTGTGAGTGCGGAATTGTTCCCATTATAAATCGGTTTCTGGAAAAGAAAGTTCCCAGTTACACGGCTGTGCCTTTTCTGGTAACAGCTCCAGTCATCAACCCTATCGTGCTCTTTGCGACCTACTCAGCCTTTGGTAATTCCTTCCGAATGGCTCTGCTTCGTGCTCTAGGTTCTATGGTCGTGGCTATTCTTTTAGGGATTTTTCTGGGCTTCTTTGCGGATAGCAATATCCAGAAAGAGAATCGCAAGGCTGTTCATGAGCATGACTTTTCACATCTCAGCAAAGGACAAAAGCTATTTCAGGTATTTGTGCAGGCCATTGATGAATTTTTCGATACAGGCCGCTATCTGGTTTTTGGCTGTCTCTTCGCCAGTATAGTACAAGTCTATGTGCCAACCAGAATCCTGACCTCTATCAGCTCGACACCAGCTGTCGCTATTCTTCTGCTCATGCTGCTGTCCTTCCTGCTCTCACTGTGCAGCGAAGCTGATGCGTTCATCGGAAGCTCCTTGATTGCTAGTTTCGGCTTAGCGCCAGTCTTAGCTTTCTTGGTCATTGGGCCTATGCTAGATGTCAAGAATCTGCTGATGATGAAAAACTACTTTAAGACACGCTTTATCTGGCAATTTATCAGCCTAGTTACCGTCGTCGTCTTTCTTTACTCTTGGCTTGTGGGGGTAGTGCTATGA